Proteins encoded together in one Anaerotignum propionicum DSM 1682 window:
- the rpsG gene encoding 30S ribosomal protein S7 codes for MPRKGHVAKREVLADPVYNSKLVTKLINSIMLDGKKGVAEKIVYGAFDKVAEKTGKEALEAFEEALGNIMPVLEVKARRVGGATYQVPMEVRPERRQTLGLRWLTIYSRKRGEKTMVDRLANELIDALSNAGGACKKKDETHKMADANKAFSHFKW; via the coding sequence GTGCCAAGAAAAGGACATGTTGCGAAAAGAGAGGTTTTAGCAGACCCTGTTTACAATAGCAAGCTTGTAACAAAGCTTATCAACAGCATTATGTTGGATGGTAAAAAAGGTGTTGCTGAAAAGATCGTTTATGGTGCATTCGACAAAGTAGCAGAAAAGACAGGTAAAGAAGCTTTAGAAGCTTTCGAAGAAGCTTTGGGCAATATCATGCCTGTATTGGAAGTTAAAGCACGCCGTGTAGGTGGTGCAACTTACCAGGTTCCTATGGAAGTTAGACCTGAAAGACGCCAGACTCTGGGTCTTCGTTGGTTAACCATTTATTCCAGAAAACGTGGCGAAAAGACCATGGTTGACCGTTTGGCCAACGAGCTCATCGATGCATTAAGCAATGCAGGTGGCGCTTGCAAGAAGAAAGACGAAACACACAAAATGGCAGATGCAAACAAAGCGTTCTCCCATTTCAAGTGGTAA
- the lon gene encoding endopeptidase La encodes MEKKETIKIPIIALRGLTVFPHMAISFPVNRTRSLDSVAEAEKNGGQVFLATQINPQTPNPEQEDLYTIGTLCVIKQVLKLPGNMTHVIVEGKERGRLESIWTKTSSDYAEITLLEQDLPEEPDDYLKAYMRVAIQNYEEYTKYVPNSTATDLLSSVEAASKPGKLADLIAAGLEISYERKQRILEMLNPMERLEAVLEIMQNEKDILTIKKEIESKTKTRIEQNQREYYLREEMKVIQEELGDKDGIGADAEKYRKQLEKKNPPEIVRTAIEKEITRMLRIPVTSPESNVSRNYIETLLSLPWIETTQESFDLAEAEQILNEDHYGLEKVKERILEYLAVRKNVPEERPTILCLVGPPGIGKTSIARSVARALDRKYIRMSLGGVKDEAEIRGHRKTYIGAMPGRIINAMKQAGTINPLMLLDEIDKLGVSHNGDPAAALLEVLDGEQNSTFRDHFIELPYDLSKVLFMCTANSLDTIPKPLLDRMEVISLGSYTSQEKLHIAKEHFIEKQCKRNGLSAGQIKFKDDALEQIIDGYTREAGVRQLERVIGEICRKTVKKILSGEVKSVTVSGKTLESILGKRKYGKDTIYVKPQVGIVRGLAWTSVGGTTLSIEVNAMEGDGKFKLTGNVGKVMMESAEAAISYIRSQAKIFGLEPDFYKRNDIHIHIPEGATPKDGPSAGITMATAILSALIKEEVHHDVAMTGEVTIRGRVLPIGGLQEKVLAAKKVGIKTVILPWENDKDLTEINDEIKDGIEFVLAKTMEDVLKVALVKGVKIWK; translated from the coding sequence ATGGAGAAAAAAGAAACGATTAAAATACCCATAATTGCTTTAAGAGGATTGACTGTTTTCCCCCATATGGCAATCAGCTTTCCTGTTAACAGGACGAGATCTTTAGATTCCGTTGCTGAAGCGGAGAAAAATGGTGGTCAAGTGTTTTTGGCTACACAAATTAACCCTCAAACACCCAATCCCGAGCAAGAGGATTTATATACAATTGGTACTTTATGTGTAATAAAGCAAGTACTTAAGCTTCCCGGTAACATGACTCACGTTATTGTAGAGGGAAAGGAAAGAGGAAGGCTGGAGAGTATTTGGACAAAAACTTCTTCAGATTATGCAGAAATAACACTTTTGGAACAAGATTTGCCAGAAGAGCCTGATGACTATTTGAAGGCTTACATGCGTGTGGCAATTCAAAATTATGAGGAATACACCAAATATGTACCCAACAGTACCGCCACAGATCTTTTAAGCAGTGTAGAAGCTGCTTCGAAGCCAGGGAAACTGGCAGATTTGATTGCAGCAGGGCTTGAAATATCTTATGAGCGTAAGCAAAGAATTCTTGAGATGCTAAATCCCATGGAGCGCTTGGAAGCGGTATTGGAGATTATGCAGAACGAAAAAGATATTCTAACAATTAAGAAAGAAATTGAAAGTAAAACAAAAACTCGCATTGAGCAAAACCAAAGAGAATATTATCTTCGGGAAGAAATGAAGGTAATTCAAGAGGAGTTAGGTGATAAGGACGGAATTGGTGCTGACGCCGAGAAATACCGCAAGCAACTGGAGAAAAAGAATCCGCCTGAGATTGTAAGAACAGCAATTGAAAAAGAAATTACCAGAATGCTTCGGATTCCTGTTACATCTCCGGAATCCAATGTGTCCAGAAACTATATTGAAACACTATTGAGCCTGCCTTGGATAGAAACAACCCAAGAGAGCTTTGATTTGGCTGAGGCAGAGCAGATTTTAAACGAAGACCATTATGGACTGGAAAAAGTAAAGGAACGTATCTTGGAGTATTTGGCAGTGAGAAAAAATGTTCCTGAGGAGAGACCCACAATTCTTTGTTTGGTTGGACCTCCGGGAATTGGAAAAACCTCCATTGCTCGCTCTGTTGCCAGAGCATTAGACCGTAAATATATCAGAATGTCTCTCGGTGGCGTAAAGGATGAGGCAGAAATAAGAGGGCACAGAAAAACCTATATTGGGGCAATGCCTGGCCGAATTATAAACGCTATGAAGCAAGCCGGCACAATAAATCCTTTAATGCTTTTGGATGAAATTGACAAGTTGGGTGTTTCCCATAACGGAGATCCTGCGGCGGCGTTGCTAGAAGTTTTGGATGGGGAGCAAAACAGCACTTTCCGTGATCATTTTATTGAATTGCCCTATGATCTTTCAAAAGTACTTTTTATGTGTACTGCCAATAGTTTGGATACCATACCAAAGCCACTTTTGGACAGAATGGAAGTCATTTCTCTGGGGAGCTATACATCTCAGGAGAAATTGCATATTGCAAAGGAGCATTTCATTGAAAAGCAGTGCAAACGAAACGGATTAAGCGCAGGACAAATAAAATTTAAAGATGATGCCTTAGAACAAATCATCGACGGGTACACAAGAGAGGCTGGCGTGAGACAGCTGGAGAGAGTAATCGGTGAGATTTGCAGAAAAACAGTAAAGAAGATTTTATCGGGCGAAGTAAAAAGTGTAACTGTTTCTGGAAAAACCTTGGAAAGCATTCTAGGAAAAAGAAAATATGGAAAAGATACAATTTACGTGAAACCTCAGGTTGGTATTGTTCGTGGCTTAGCCTGGACATCTGTGGGAGGAACCACTCTTTCCATTGAGGTGAATGCCATGGAAGGGGACGGGAAATTTAAGCTTACGGGGAACGTAGGCAAGGTGATGATGGAATCGGCGGAAGCCGCTATCAGCTATATCCGCTCACAAGCCAAAATCTTTGGATTAGAACCAGATTTTTATAAAAGGAATGATATCCATATACATATCCCCGAAGGGGCAACGCCAAAGGATGGTCCTTCTGCGGGTATTACCATGGCTACAGCTATTCTTTCTGCTTTAATCAAAGAAGAAGTGCATCACGATGTTGCCATGACAGGAGAGGTTACCATTCGAGGCAGAGTACTGCCCATTGGTGGATTACAAGAAAAGGTGCTTGCTGCAAAGAAGGTGGGCATAAAAACAGTAATTCTTCCATGGGAAAATGACAAAGACTTAACAGAAATTAATGACGAAATCAAAGATGGCATTGAATTCGTTTTGGCAAAAACTATGGAAGATGTATTAAAGGTTGCATTGGTGAAGGGAGTGAAGATATGGAAGTAA
- the tuf gene encoding elongation factor Tu, with product MAKQKFERTKPHVNIGTIGHVDHGKTTLTAAITKTLFERYKLGQEVAFDNIDKAPEERERGITISTSHVEYETPVRHYAHVDCPGHADYVKNMITGAAQMDGAILVVAATDGPMAQTREHILLSRQVGVPYIVVFMNKCDMVDDEELLDLVEMEIRDLLSEYEFPGDDIPIIRGSALQALQDPAGPWGDKIVDLFNEIEGYIPNPKRDVDKPFLMPVEDVFSITGRGTVATGRVESGVVKVQEEVEIVGLAEETRKVVVTGVEMFRKLLDQAEAGDNIGVLLRGVQRTDIERGQVLAKPGSITPHTKFKAQVYVLSKEEGGRHTPFFNNYRPQFYFRTTDVTGVISLPAGIEMCMPGDNVEMQIELITPVAMAQGLRFAIREGGRTVGAGSVVEISE from the coding sequence ATGGCAAAGCAAAAATTTGAAAGAACCAAACCTCATGTAAATATTGGTACAATCGGTCACGTTGACCACGGCAAAACAACTCTTACAGCAGCGATTACAAAAACACTGTTCGAAAGATACAAACTGGGACAAGAAGTTGCTTTTGATAATATCGATAAGGCTCCCGAAGAAAGAGAACGTGGTATCACAATTTCCACATCTCACGTTGAATATGAAACACCTGTTAGACACTACGCTCACGTTGACTGCCCCGGACATGCTGACTATGTAAAGAACATGATCACAGGTGCTGCTCAGATGGACGGTGCTATCCTTGTTGTTGCTGCAACTGATGGTCCTATGGCTCAGACAAGAGAGCACATTTTGCTTTCCCGTCAGGTAGGCGTTCCCTACATTGTTGTATTTATGAACAAGTGCGACATGGTAGATGACGAAGAACTTCTTGACTTGGTTGAAATGGAAATCAGAGACCTTCTTTCCGAGTATGAATTCCCCGGTGATGATATTCCTATCATCAGAGGTTCTGCTTTACAGGCTCTTCAGGATCCTGCTGGCCCTTGGGGCGACAAGATCGTTGATTTGTTCAACGAAATCGAAGGCTATATCCCTAACCCTAAGCGTGATGTAGATAAGCCTTTCTTGATGCCTGTCGAAGACGTATTCTCCATCACTGGCCGTGGTACTGTTGCAACTGGTAGAGTTGAAAGCGGTGTTGTTAAGGTTCAGGAAGAAGTTGAAATCGTTGGTTTGGCTGAAGAAACAAGAAAAGTTGTTGTAACTGGCGTTGAAATGTTCCGTAAACTTTTGGATCAGGCTGAAGCTGGCGACAACATCGGTGTTCTTCTTCGTGGTGTTCAGAGAACAGATATCGAAAGAGGACAGGTATTGGCTAAACCCGGTTCCATTACACCTCACACAAAGTTCAAAGCTCAGGTTTACGTATTGAGCAAAGAAGAAGGTGGCCGTCATACTCCTTTCTTCAACAACTACAGACCTCAGTTCTACTTCAGAACAACTGACGTTACAGGCGTTATCTCTTTGCCCGCTGGTATTGAAATGTGTATGCCTGGCGACAACGTAGAAATGCAGATTGAATTGATTACTCCCGTAGCTATGGCTCAGGGTCTTCGTTTCGCTATCCGTGAAGGTGGTAGAACAGTAGGCGCTGGTTCCGTAGTAGAAATCTCCGAGTAA
- the rpsL gene encoding 30S ribosomal protein S12, whose amino-acid sequence MPTFNQLVRKGRQTIEKKSTAPALQKGLNSLQKKATDVSSPQKRGVCTAVKTSTPKKPNSALRKIARVRLSNGIEVTAYIPGEGHNLQEHSVVLIRGGRVKDLPGVRYHIVRGTLDTAGVAKRMQARSKYGAKRPKAGKTAAKK is encoded by the coding sequence ATGCCTACGTTTAATCAGTTAGTAAGAAAAGGCAGACAGACTATTGAGAAAAAATCAACAGCACCCGCATTGCAGAAAGGCTTGAACTCTCTGCAGAAGAAAGCAACAGATGTTTCTTCTCCTCAGAAACGTGGTGTATGTACAGCAGTTAAGACTTCCACACCAAAGAAGCCTAACTCCGCGCTCAGAAAGATCGCCAGAGTTCGTCTTTCCAATGGTATTGAAGTAACAGCTTATATCCCCGGTGAAGGCCACAACCTTCAGGAGCATAGCGTTGTTTTGATCAGAGGCGGTAGAGTAAAGGACCTTCCCGGTGTGCGTTATCACATCGTCAGAGGTACATTGGATACAGCAGGCGTTGCAAAGAGAATGCAGGCTAGATCCAAATATGGCGCAAAACGCCCCAAAGCAGGCAAAACAGCGGCAAAGAAGTAA
- a CDS encoding S16 family serine protease — protein sequence MNGWNVLTIVQILFFGMGAYYFFTRVQKKQLKGEFSPAENTRQLEELDGMRQQKLTVPLAEQTRPKDLAEIIGQEKAIKALRAALCGPNPQHILIYGPPGVGKTAAARLILEEAKEKEGSPFSEKAKFVEIDATTLQFDERNIADPLMGSVHDPIYQGAGVFGQMGVPQPRPGAICEANGGVLFIDEIGELHPVQMNKLLKVLEDRIARFQSSYYNRENKNIPPYIHEMFQKGIPADFRLIGATTRNPADIPPALRSRCTEIFFEGLDEKAVEQIARNSLNRGGFPYEEGLSKKIACYARGGRDTVNIVQSLTSLAAMEGNRKITFADMEWVAETGRYQPILRRKVSKKAQIGVVNGMAVQGGGGGALLAIEATVLKAEKGLLTVTGIVEEEEIKGRQRSSRRKSNARSSAENVLTVLEKYGFKKDEYQVHINFPGGTPVDGPSAGVAMFLAVYSAFTGAAVDGEIALTGEIGLRGQVLPVGGVSDKLAAAMEAGVQRAFIPKENWRDAFTKLSISVEPLENVDELLEKIFRKGENNGYVDESGILTAQEGNSW from the coding sequence GTGAACGGATGGAACGTTTTGACCATAGTGCAAATACTGTTTTTCGGAATGGGTGCCTACTATTTTTTTACAAGAGTTCAGAAAAAACAGTTAAAGGGTGAATTTTCACCAGCAGAAAATACGAGACAGCTGGAAGAGCTGGATGGTATGCGGCAGCAAAAGTTGACTGTTCCTTTAGCGGAGCAGACACGTCCAAAGGATTTGGCAGAAATTATTGGTCAGGAAAAGGCAATTAAGGCCCTAAGGGCTGCTCTATGCGGACCGAATCCCCAGCACATTTTAATTTATGGACCACCTGGTGTGGGAAAAACTGCTGCCGCTCGTTTAATTTTAGAGGAAGCTAAGGAAAAAGAGGGTAGTCCATTTTCGGAAAAAGCAAAGTTTGTTGAAATAGATGCGACTACCCTTCAGTTTGACGAAAGAAATATAGCAGACCCTTTAATGGGGTCTGTGCATGATCCCATTTATCAAGGAGCAGGTGTATTTGGACAGATGGGTGTGCCACAGCCTCGTCCCGGTGCCATTTGTGAAGCCAATGGAGGTGTATTGTTTATCGATGAAATCGGTGAGCTCCATCCAGTTCAAATGAATAAGCTTCTTAAGGTATTAGAGGATAGAATTGCTCGTTTTCAGAGCAGCTATTATAACAGGGAAAACAAAAACATACCACCTTATATTCACGAAATGTTTCAAAAAGGAATTCCTGCTGATTTTCGTCTGATTGGGGCAACCACAAGGAACCCCGCTGATATTCCTCCGGCGCTTAGGTCACGTTGCACAGAAATATTTTTTGAGGGGTTGGATGAAAAAGCAGTGGAACAAATTGCAAGAAACAGCTTGAACAGAGGTGGTTTTCCCTATGAAGAAGGCCTTAGTAAAAAAATCGCATGCTATGCTAGAGGGGGACGAGACACGGTAAATATTGTTCAATCCTTAACATCCCTGGCGGCTATGGAGGGAAACAGAAAAATTACATTTGCCGATATGGAATGGGTGGCGGAAACGGGGAGGTATCAACCGATTTTGCGAAGAAAAGTAAGTAAGAAGGCTCAAATTGGGGTAGTTAACGGAATGGCTGTTCAAGGCGGCGGTGGCGGTGCACTTCTAGCCATAGAAGCAACTGTTTTAAAAGCCGAAAAAGGGTTGTTGACAGTAACGGGTATTGTGGAAGAAGAAGAAATAAAGGGCAGACAGCGTTCTAGCCGACGGAAAAGTAATGCCCGCAGTTCTGCAGAAAATGTACTCACTGTCTTGGAGAAGTATGGTTTTAAAAAAGATGAGTATCAAGTTCACATTAATTTTCCGGGAGGAACTCCTGTGGACGGTCCGTCGGCAGGTGTTGCCATGTTTTTAGCGGTGTATTCTGCTTTTACTGGTGCCGCAGTAGATGGGGAGATTGCACTGACAGGAGAAATTGGACTGAGAGGACAAGTATTACCTGTTGGTGGTGTTTCGGATAAACTTGCCGCAGCTATGGAGGCGGGCGTACAAAGAGCCTTTATTCCTAAAGAAAATTGGAGAGATGCTTTTACAAAGTTGAGTATCTCTGTAGAGCCTTTAGAAAATGTAGATGAGCTTTTAGAAAAGATTTTCCGAAAAGGCGAAAACAACGGGTATGTGGATGAAAGCGGAATTTTGACAGCCCAAGAGGGTAATTCATGGTAA
- a CDS encoding ABC transporter ATP-binding protein yields the protein MKKIISGKSIVKTYGKGQEKSTALNNVDIEITDGEFVGVMGPSGCGKSTLLFALSGTDTIDSGGIEFDGQALSQLSENALADMRRTKMGFVFQQPTMLKNLNVLDNIILPSLQNNKKDAKNIIAKAKGLLKDTGLFNLENRGITEISGGQLQRAGICRALMNDPQILFADEPTGALNSKSSEEIMELFLDIHKKGTAIMLVTHDAKVASRAERVLFMKDGKIESQLLLGKYDGISMESRINQIVLKMRDFDI from the coding sequence ATGAAGAAAATAATCAGTGGTAAAAGTATTGTTAAGACCTATGGTAAAGGGCAGGAAAAGTCAACTGCATTAAATAATGTAGATATAGAAATAACAGATGGAGAGTTTGTAGGAGTGATGGGGCCGTCAGGCTGTGGGAAATCCACACTGCTTTTTGCTTTGAGTGGTACCGATACCATTGATAGCGGAGGGATTGAATTTGATGGTCAAGCGTTATCACAGCTAAGCGAGAATGCCCTTGCTGATATGCGCAGGACAAAGATGGGTTTTGTATTTCAGCAGCCAACCATGCTTAAAAATTTGAATGTCCTTGATAATATCATTCTTCCCAGCTTACAAAACAACAAAAAAGATGCTAAAAACATAATAGCAAAAGCAAAAGGGCTCCTGAAAGACACAGGTCTATTTAATTTGGAAAATAGGGGTATCACTGAGATATCTGGTGGTCAGTTACAACGTGCCGGTATTTGCCGTGCACTAATGAATGACCCCCAAATTTTGTTTGCAGATGAGCCTACTGGTGCACTTAACTCCAAATCTTCAGAAGAAATTATGGAGTTATTTTTAGATATTCATAAAAAAGGTACCGCTATTATGCTGGTAACCCATGATGCGAAGGTTGCGTCTAGGGCGGAAAGAGTTTTGTTTATGAAAGACGGAAAAATTGAATCTCAGCTTCTTTTAGGGAAGTATGATGGGATTAGTATGGAGAGCAGAATAAATCAAATAGTTTTAAAAATGCGGGATTTTGATATATAG
- the fusA gene encoding elongation factor G, translating to MANREYPLARTRNIGIMAHIDAGKTTLTERILFYTGRNYKIGDTHEGTATMDWMEQEQERGITITSAATTCHWNENRINIIDTPGHVDFTVEVERSLRVLDGAVCVLDAKGGVEPQTETVWRQADNYMVPRMIFVNKMDIMGADFLGSMKSIVDRLGCHPVAVTLPIGAENDFKGIIDLMKMKAYFYENATGTEVDEEEIPADYADLAEEHRAIMVETICETDEELMEKFFAEEEISEEELKGALRKACIACELVPVMCGSAYRNKGVQKLLDGVIDYMPAPTDIASIKGIDPDTGEEIERHSSDEEPFSALAFKIMNDPFVGKLAFFRVYSGTLDSGTYVYNSTKGKKERVGRILQMHANHREEIDKVYSGDIAAAVGFKLTTTGDTICHEDNEVILESMVFPEPVIEVAIEPKTKAGRDKMGIALAKLAEEDPTFKTYTNPETGQTIIAGMGELHLEIIVDRLLREFKVEANVGAPQVSYKETFRKAVDVEGKFVRQSGGRGQYGHCKVRFYPIGTDAEHNYEFVNATVGGSIPKEYIPAIDKGIQQAMQSGILGGYPVLGVKAEVYDGSYHDVDSSETAYQVAGSMAFKEAMRKGDAVLLEPIMKVTVTVPEDYMGDVIGDINSRRGRIDGMEARSNAQIIHSFVPLAEMFGYSTDLRSKTQGRGNYVMEVDHYEPCPKSVQEKVLEGKKQ from the coding sequence GTGGCAAACAGAGAATACCCGCTTGCTAGAACCAGAAATATTGGTATCATGGCACATATTGACGCTGGTAAGACCACTCTTACAGAGCGTATTCTGTTTTATACCGGCCGTAACTACAAAATCGGCGATACCCACGAAGGTACTGCTACCATGGACTGGATGGAGCAGGAACAGGAAAGAGGTATTACAATTACCTCCGCTGCAACAACTTGTCATTGGAATGAAAACAGAATCAACATTATTGATACACCTGGACACGTTGACTTTACAGTAGAAGTAGAACGTTCCCTGCGTGTATTAGATGGTGCTGTTTGTGTTTTGGATGCAAAGGGCGGCGTTGAACCTCAGACAGAAACAGTTTGGAGACAGGCTGATAACTACATGGTACCTCGTATGATTTTCGTTAATAAAATGGATATCATGGGTGCTGATTTCCTGGGTTCTATGAAGTCTATCGTAGACAGACTGGGTTGCCATCCAGTAGCTGTTACTCTGCCTATTGGTGCAGAGAACGATTTCAAAGGCATCATTGATCTGATGAAGATGAAAGCCTACTTCTATGAAAATGCAACAGGTACAGAAGTAGATGAAGAGGAAATTCCTGCTGATTACGCAGATTTAGCAGAAGAGCACAGAGCAATTATGGTTGAAACCATCTGCGAAACAGACGAAGAGTTGATGGAAAAGTTCTTTGCTGAGGAAGAAATCTCCGAAGAAGAACTCAAGGGTGCACTGCGTAAGGCTTGTATCGCTTGCGAGTTGGTGCCTGTTATGTGTGGTTCTGCATACAGAAATAAAGGTGTTCAGAAGCTTCTGGATGGCGTTATTGATTATATGCCAGCACCCACTGACATTGCTTCAATCAAGGGTATTGACCCTGACACAGGAGAAGAAATTGAAAGACATTCTTCCGATGAAGAACCCTTCTCTGCTTTGGCATTTAAAATTATGAATGACCCCTTCGTAGGTAAGCTGGCATTCTTCCGTGTGTATTCCGGTACCTTGGATTCCGGCACATATGTTTACAACTCTACAAAGGGTAAAAAAGAACGTGTTGGCCGTATCCTGCAGATGCATGCTAACCATAGAGAAGAAATCGACAAGGTTTATTCTGGTGATATTGCGGCAGCTGTTGGCTTCAAGTTGACAACAACAGGTGATACAATTTGTCATGAGGATAACGAAGTTATTTTGGAATCCATGGTATTCCCTGAACCCGTTATCGAAGTTGCGATTGAACCTAAAACAAAAGCAGGTAGAGATAAAATGGGTATTGCATTGGCAAAATTGGCTGAAGAAGATCCCACATTTAAGACATACACAAACCCTGAAACAGGACAGACAATCATTGCAGGTATGGGCGAGTTGCACTTGGAAATTATCGTTGACCGTCTCTTGAGAGAATTCAAGGTTGAGGCAAACGTTGGTGCTCCTCAGGTATCCTATAAGGAAACCTTCCGTAAGGCTGTTGATGTTGAAGGTAAATTCGTACGTCAGTCCGGCGGTCGTGGTCAGTATGGTCACTGTAAGGTTCGTTTCTATCCTATTGGTACAGATGCAGAACACAATTATGAATTTGTAAATGCAACAGTTGGTGGTTCTATTCCTAAGGAATATATCCCCGCAATTGATAAAGGTATTCAGCAGGCAATGCAGAGCGGTATCTTAGGCGGCTACCCAGTTTTGGGTGTTAAGGCAGAAGTTTACGATGGTTCTTACCATGACGTTGACTCCTCTGAAACAGCTTATCAGGTAGCAGGTTCCATGGCTTTCAAGGAAGCTATGAGAAAAGGTGACGCAGTTCTGCTGGAGCCTATCATGAAGGTTACAGTAACTGTACCCGAGGACTATATGGGTGATGTTATCGGTGATATTAACTCTCGTCGTGGTCGTATTGATGGTATGGAAGCTAGATCTAACGCACAGATCATTCATTCCTTCGTGCCTTTGGCTGAAATGTTCGGTTACTCCACAGACCTTCGCTCCAAGACACAGGGTCGTGGTAACTATGTAATGGAAGTAGACCATTATGAACCTTGCCCTAAATCCGTTCAGGAGAAGGTTTTGGAAGGTAAAAAACAGTAA
- the yihA gene encoding ribosome biogenesis GTP-binding protein YihA/YsxC, which translates to MEVRETSLAAIGTNFSHYPVDGRLEIAFAGKSNVGKSTLINAMLGRRALARTSSQPGKTRTINFYDVNGQMYIVDLPGYGYAKAPKTEIEKWGKMIEEYLGKREELKAIILLLDLRHEPGKNDVMMYEWLKHYGYDIIIAATKSDKLNRSQIPKQLSVIRKALNLGPEDVLIPFSGEKKTGVDELWAVIEKFLENDSEKNSQ; encoded by the coding sequence ATGGAAGTAAGAGAGACCTCTTTGGCGGCAATCGGAACAAATTTTTCCCACTATCCTGTGGATGGCAGATTGGAAATTGCCTTTGCCGGCAAATCAAATGTAGGAAAATCTACTTTGATTAATGCTATGCTAGGCCGCAGAGCGTTGGCGAGAACCAGTTCACAGCCAGGCAAAACAAGAACAATCAATTTTTATGATGTGAATGGGCAAATGTATATTGTGGATTTACCGGGATATGGTTATGCGAAAGCACCTAAAACGGAAATTGAAAAATGGGGCAAGATGATTGAAGAATATTTGGGCAAACGTGAAGAGCTCAAAGCTATTATACTTTTACTGGATCTGCGTCATGAACCGGGCAAAAATGATGTGATGATGTATGAATGGTTAAAGCATTATGGTTATGACATTATTATTGCGGCGACCAAATCCGATAAATTGAATCGCAGTCAGATTCCCAAGCAGTTATCTGTGATTCGCAAAGCATTGAATCTTGGCCCCGAGGATGTTTTAATACCCTTTTCAGGAGAGAAAAAAACAGGAGTCGATGAGCTTTGGGCAGTGATTGAAAAATTTCTGGAGAATGATTCTGAAAAAAATTCTCAATGA